ACAAAATTCGCAACTTTCTCTTTTGTAGATCCAATCATAACTAAAGCAGCTTTTCTCATGATTTTCATAAAAATCACACATGCGCTCTCCAAAATGGTTAAACAGGCGTTAGGCACCACCAACCAGACTGACATAAGATTGCATGGGCACATGCTCTCTCTAAAACCCGAGCATCTTATATTATACACCCTCTAACTCTTAAATCTAATaatacaaacaatataatattgaacaatgtatatacattaattcaacGGCAAGGGAACGGTAGGAGAATCATTGTCCCATGTATATTCAAATAGAACTCTCCTTTctatgtttaattaattttgaatccAAAGATGTCGTCAAGTATAGAGGTTAGATGTAGTgtctttttctttcattttcaaCACGCTGAAACGTGGAAGATGCTCTTATTTTCTGCGTGTTGTATATGTACATACTCGAATTTCTCTTGAATTGAACTCAATATACCCAACCACTCACCGACACATTTCTCTTGCTTCTTTTAAtttaagagcatgtttattggcAGCAACCCTCTAGGgtgcttaaatttttttttttctgactataaaaaaaaaaaaattaaaaacatgatCAATCGCGGACTACCACGTGTCAATGAAATCCGCGAAACATGGCAAACACCGACGCTTAATTAGACAACAGAAGCTATGGTTGTTAATTTTTTGTGGGCCCCACTGTGGGTCCCACCaactatttgattatttttttctaggCCATTCTCATAACTACCCCACCTAAGCTATCCCAGTAAACATGCTCAAATGCCCTTATACTATTCAATGGTACTATTATCACTTCCCGTTATCATTCAACACATACATTTCTCCTCGTGATTTGTGTTTGGTGCTGATCGTATTATGAGCCGCGACAAACAAATCATGCGGCAACAACGAGCACACGCGCAAAGTTATTTTTCGGAGATACCGATGTATTTAATGCGAGTCAAATTCATTCAAGTAAACTCATAGATGATCAGCCATTAGTCGATGTAGAAAATTGATTTTCCGATTCCCTAGGATTTCTGTACACCAAAGTTTAGTATTGCATGTATAACATGCTAGAATATACTATGccatctttcttttctttttgtgcaACATACTATGCCATCTTTCTTACTATACtagaatatacaaaaaaaaaatactatgccatgtttcaaaaaatatatatgctaGAATATACTGTTAGATCAAATTTGTTAGCACcttgatataaattatttaaatatatttactaagCTGTCGGTCTTATAGGACTTGGTCAAACTTGATAATTTCGATAGGTCAAGATGACAAGAtcacttaatgaataattaattGGACTTCGAAAAAATTCCTAATTTAgttttcagaagaaaaaaatatcactaaTGAAAATCACAAACAAACGCTACATTGTGATAAATATGAGAATGGGTAGATAAAAGAAACTATTATAGGATCCGATTagttgtagctttaaaaaatttgttgtaGAAAAAGATCCGTAGATTTTTTGTtgtggttttagattttattgttgtagaattttatggaaagctCCAAAAAATTGTTCTGAATTTTTGGCTCTACAAAACACTTatacagctgtaggttatttcaagagctgtgattttaaattttttattaaaccttGATTGTTGTGAATTTAGTGCTGCATAAATAAATGAGGCTGTGGACAACTTCTACATCCATTACCAATCACATCCATAATTTGGTTGAAATTAAATTGTCATATTATAATACCAGACTGAAATGAgcgaaaataaaattatgagtAGTTAAAGTACAACAGCTCTCATAGGATTCTCCatatttctcttctttttacTCAAGCACCGtctaatttatatttgtttctctTTGGTGACTGAGTTCTTCACCAACGCTAAAGTGACAAGTCTTATCGGACCTCTCCGTCTTCTGTTAGCATTTCCTGGTCTGATGGTGACTTATTAGCTTCCCATGTATGCTCTTTTTCTATATGTCTCTGTCTACCTTTGGTGAACATTGATCTCGTCGTTTGTTTAATTGTTTGTTTGGTTATAGCAGATGTTCAAGCAGTTCGTTGTTGGATAGTTTAATTCTCTTGAAATGGAATCATTTATTGCCTTGTCCTTGTCCTGTGCACAGACTTTAGTTCATTGGTTGCCTTTCATccatttttaggctttgttgttgGTAGTTTGTTccgatttttttgtttaaattggTATTGATTCCAAAGTCTGCTTCTTCTCCGGAGTCGTTGGAGTTCGCTGGTGGCTTTTCCTGGTTTGCTTGTCATACATATTCAGTTTGTTCCCGGTTCTTGTCAGAGGGATAAGACCTTGTTCCTTTTTTCATGGTGGTCTCTATCTAGGCGTCTATTGGTAATGTTATGTGTTGTGGAAGTTTTATGAAAATCAATTGGTCTTAGCTTGCCGGATTATGAAGCCATATGTTCTTTGTGATGAAGAGGTGGTCTCTCATCATTTTACGAGGAAGATGTGTCATGTGGCATGTTGTGGCCATCAGTCTTATGTAGCAGGCAAGATTTCTACCTGGTAGAGTCAATTACTTTTGTCGGAATATTTTGCAAATTTTCAATATCCTATCCAAGCATACCCctatgatatataatataaaataatgaatctattaaataatcatttattCCGCTATGTTTAAAGAATAATTTATTGAACTTGATTCTCGTGCCAAATTTTGGATGTGGAGAAGATAATTAACTGAAgttgttgttgacaaaaaaaaattgaagttgtTGAAAGATAATAATATTGTATTTGTACAGTAAAGTAGttgataaaatacaaataaataaatattacctatttgtatattattttcataaatatttataagaaaattatgagtgtaatgaaatataaaacttaaattttatatttagaagaaaataaatgttaaaCCGTCTCTGCTTTTTTTTCTCAATGCATTCGGGTGAATGATTTAACATATACATCATAAACAATTATAACATATACCCTTTAGTATATGTTTAATGCTTTATCAGTGCAAAAAACGTTTTCCACTTATAATATATGTGGCTCTCTATACTTGGCACTGTTGTCGTGTTGTTATGTGGTGGTGTTTTAGTAAAACAATCTTGTTGGATTTGTGAGTATGAAATTTGGTTTAATTGTTCTATCTTCAAAGCACATTTAGCGACTTTCAGGTATGTTTCTCTAGGTAGTTGAAGCTTGGTGACAGTCTCCCaatggataattttttttctttcaccagTTAAGTgaagttttgttattttcagTTTACTCTGGCTTACAGATTTGTCTTGGTATTGGCatagttctctttttttttggggcaGAAGTCGTCATACATGtgcataatacatatatattttcatacatCTGTAGGAGTAGAAGCGTGAAAACCCCTgtatatatagttaatattgTGCATAGTTATCGGTTAATGAAAAATGTTATCATCTTGTTCAAATCTTCTAAAACGATATCCCAACCACTGAGCTGACTGACTCATCCATCTTCGTCTTCTCATTTGCTCAGCTTCGGTTCTCGTCAATTTGTTGGATGAGAAATGCCCTTGGTTTGGCTTAAAACATCTAATGAGAAAACAGTTAGATAATTATAAAGATTACAATGGTTGGTAGTGAATGGTGTTggccataaaaaaaattatatcgagTCAAATAAATCAATTTCCTACAACTTGAAAGTCATGGTAGTACGATCGGATATGAATGTGGATCGACAGAGTGGAGTTAAGCATGTTTGGGAACATAGGCTGGTCGATAACTCAGTAAGGTGACTATGTGATTCAACTTCTGCGAGCGAGTCAGCTACCAGCCTACATCCTTGCCCCACTAATGCAGCTCCTGGTGATGAAACTGCTGGACACATGTCGCTTAATGGATGAAGATTAATGTGCAGCTGCTGCCACCTTCACCCATCTCCTACTTACTCCTTCCTAATTTCCCTTAATCCTTCACACCTATAAATACCCCTTAGAAATCCCTATGACTCCTCAGACCAAATCTCACCATAGAAAGAAAACCCAAGCAATCCGACTGGAATATATCTGAACGATCCGAGTACGAAACCCGAAAGTTAAATTTTCAACATTAGATTTCCCCTTTAGTTTTTTAACCTAAGTATACAATATTTCTAGATCCCAATTCTGAGTAAGGGGACAGTGTCATTCTCTTTCTTGTTCAAAGTTTTAGGTGTTTGAGAACCAAAATTCTGCCAAATTTTCCCTAGCAATTAGATCAACCTAAACATGTTCGATCACCCATCCTTAAGTTCAAGGTGAGTCTTTGTTATAGGATTACTTGTTTTTGTGCGATTATCGCCTACAAAACATGAGTATTGATTGATGCATGCAGGACTAGGGTATTGATTGTGAGAGATATTGGGTTATATCGTCCAAACCTCGGTTTGGGGGTATAACATATAAATGATGCATGATGATATGATTGATTGCTTGCATGATTGAGTTATATTGTTTGCAGAGCAGTGCCTATTGAAAAAGACATTCGCTTCAGGCCCCATATTAATATAACTTTTTTAGGgtccaaaattcaaaataatttctAGTATAGTAGtttaaacttatttaaaaaaaaaaaatttctatgagAATTCGACTAactcaccttttgaattcatgtattttttctatatgacaaaaaataacatatttacgtAATAAACTTATTCATTAACAGTGTTAGACTTGTGTATTTGGTGAAGGTAATATATCatcttagaaaattattttcatcatagttgtaaataagtttatttttaaaacttgccTTAGGTCCCCAAAATCTTTGGCACGGTTGTGCGGGCCTCAACATGAAGGGTATAACATGTTTGCTATGAACGTATTAATGAGTCATATCATTTGGACTTTGGCTTGGAAGGCATATCATGCATGTGCAAGTATCAAATCGGGTTTGCTTGGTAAGGAACCCGAGGTGTCATGGAATGATTGATTATTATGATGATTGATGGGACTCCTATGCTAGTGGTCTGGATGACACAGTTTTGACATATTCTCCTGCCAATCACCAAGCACACTAGAACTGATCACTCGAATGTGGCTGCATAACGATGCATTGGGTGCAAACTACTATAAGTTGTGTGAAGTCACTGTGACCGACTTATAGTTTTGTTGCACTGGTGTTAGACACTTGCAACAACAAAGAAGCAAAGGAAATTCAACTTGACCATGACCTGCGTACGAAAGAAATGGGATCTCTCGATACACTAATACTGCCAAGAATTCAAGACCGTTACTGACCTCTTGACTAATGTTGATGCTTCTGTTAGTGAGAGGACGCTAGTAACCTACTTACTGAATGGACTTTAGTGCAAAATATGATAACATTATAAATGTTATCATGCACATGCAACCTTTCTGATGTTTGAAGAGGCAAGATCAATGCTGCTCCTAGAAGAAGATCACcttaataaagaaagaaacctGTGACACATATCGACACATCATCAGCAAATAAAGTTGTCATGATCTCAGTGACTAATCAAGACAAGAAGCACATAACAGATCTACACAACAACATCAACGGTTCAACCAAAACAGAGGCAAGAAGAACAACTTCAAAGGACGAGGCAAAGGAtacaacaataaagatcaacCTCTTTACCAACAATGGAATGCGCCTATGTGGAATAGCAGATACACTATTTGGCCGACACCATAGTAAAATCAATGGAGTCAACAACAACCATTCCCACAAGTTGGTATCCTCGGCCCATAACCTTTCATGCCGTCACAACAACAACCAAACAAAGTGCAGGTACATTAAGTAACTCAAAAGATGGAAACGATGATGGAGTTTGCCTCTTCCTTCAATACGATGACGTTAATGGATCCGCACGACAACTAGTCATACATGGACTCTGGAGCTAAAGATCATCTCGCCAATTTTTATGGGACTCTTAAGTCTGTTCTTAATATTGGCAACAGAAAATCTGTAACAGTGGCAAACAGGAGTACAATCCCAATCCAGAAATTGGGTTTTTTCTCTTTCCATACAAATACTCATCCTCCATCTCTTACTTATGTTCTTGTCACTGCTTCAATTATTAAGAATTTTATCTTTGTCCGTAAATTCACTAGAGATAATGCTTGCTCAATCGAGTTTAATCAGTTTGGTTTTTCTGTTAAAGATCTTCAAATACGGAAAATGATTCTCCACAGTGATAGTACCGGTGACCTTTATCCGTTTTTACTTCTCCTAATCAAGCTTCAAACAACCTTCTGCTTTTCTTTATGCTACTTTTACTACGTGACATCGTTGTCTAGCTCATTTGAGCAATAAAActcttttcatttcttttgtCTAATGTTTTACAGTGTAATAAGCGAGATCTTTCTCCTCTTTGTGATGCTTGCCAATTAGAAAAGCAAATAAAGTTACCGTTCTAAAACTTAGATTCAACTGCCTTTGCACCTTTTGAAATCGTTCATACTGACTTGTGGACATCTCCAGTTGAAAGCTTAAGTGGTATACAATATTGTATGCTATTTTGGGATCAATACTCTCACTTGAGTGTCTCTTAGGAACAAACACAGGTTTTATCTAAATTTATTCTCTTCTCAAACTATGTCGAAATCAATTCAAAACAAAGATTAGTCCCTTCAATGTGACAATGGAACTCAATATAGCAACTCTcggtttcatatttttttctcaaataagGACATCTCTTTTCGTTTCTCATGTCCCTATACATCTCAACAGAATGGACGTTCCAAGAGAATGATTCGTATTATCAACAATTATGTACGAAGTCTCCTCTTTCAAGCCAATCTACCATCCACTTTCTGGGTAGAGGCTGTCCATGCTACCGTTCATATCTTAAACCTCTTCTTACCCATAAAACTATGTTCAATAAACCGAGTTCTTTGTTTCACCTAAGAGTTTTTGGATGTCTGTGCTATCCAAATCAAAATCATCCACTACAAAGATTTCCCCTCGGTTGTCCAAATGCATCTTCTTGGACTATCCCCAGTTTCACAGAGACTACACATGTTATGACTTCATATCGAGGAAGATAATTATCTCATCGCCTTGGATGAAGCGAACTTACAAAGAGTATTCTCCACTTGACTCTGACTACGAATTCCTTGATACAGAAAAAGAGCCTTCATCTctcttcaaacaaattctaacaACTCCAACTGTGAACCTTCCCTCTCAAGTTGAAAACACGGTTTTACCTCAAGCACTTACTCAGAATGTTCAATCAGTTCATGAGGCTCCAAGGCATACAATGCCAACTCGTCCCAAGCATAGTATTCGTAAACCAAAACAGATCATTTCCCTCCTATCTGAAACTCGCTCTCCACTTCTCAAAAGTCAGCTTTAAGCTCTTCTAGATCCGTTCTGGAATCATGCAATGTACAAAAAGTATGATGCCATTATTAAGAGCGGTACTTTTGAGCTTGTACCACGACccaaaaaacattattattatgCATTCTATGTGGCTCTACAAGCACAAAACAATGCATATATTATATTCACAAATACAAGTTGTGTTTAGTTGCAAACGGGAAGTCTCTGGAGGAATTCATCGACTTTACATAGACTATCAGCCCCGTTGTAAAGCCGTTATAACAGTTCTTCATACAGCTCTCGTGAATGATTGGCCTATTAAAAATCTTGCCGTTCAAAACGCCTTCTTCCATGGTACACTTGAAGAGGAGGTTTATATGTTCCAGCCCTCTGGCTTTGTATACAAGGAGAAACCTAACCATGTTTGCAGATTAAAACGCTCAATATATGGCCTCAAGTAGGCTCCTAGAGCATGGAGTGCTCGGTTTGTGGGTTTCATAACTAACCAAGGATTCAAGTAGAGCAAAAGCGTTGCTAGATTATTTGTATACAAGAGGCATAAGGAGCTCTCATACATTCTACTCTATGTAGATGACATAATCATCACTTCATCTTCATAGATGCTGAGAGACACCATAGTCACCGCAATAAAAGTTGAATTCCCGATGACAGACTCAGAACAGAGCAGTTCCTTCCCGATGACAAGAGACTCTTTTTGAATCAGACAAGCAACGCTGAAGAGATTCTATAACGTACAAGTCTGCAAGATTGTAAACCGGTCACCACACAGTCGACTTAAAGTCCGAACTTGCTGAGAAAGAGGGAAGCATGTACACAACCCAACTAAATATCGCATCCTTGCGGGAGCTTTGCAATATCTAACCTTCACAATGACGGAGATCGCCTATGCAGTCCAATAAATCTGCCTTTTCATGCATGACACGCAGAAAATTCACATGCAAGCGCTAAGGAGGATTCTCAGATATATTTAAGGGACAAAGACCAAAGGTTTACAACTCCTGCGACAACAAAAAATAACTTTAGCTGCATACTCAGATGCAGATTAGGCAGGATGTCCCACGACAAGGAGATCAACGTCTGGGTTTTGCATCTACTTAGGAGACAATATGATATTTTGGTCAGCAAAAAAACAGCCTACAATGTCAAGATCCAGTGTTGAAGCAGAATACAAGGGAGATGCTATTGCGGTTGCAAAAATGTGGTTGCTATGAAACTTGTTTCTCGAGATGCACAGTCCACTAAGATCTGCCACTATTGTCTATTGCCACAATATCAGTGGAGTATATCTCTCCTCTAATCTGGTACAACACCAACGTACCAAGCACATCAAGATTGATATACACTTTGTCAAAGAGAAAATCCAAATGGGTGAAGTCCAAGTACATCATATTCCTTCTTATTCACAATATGCTGACATATTTACTGAGTGTCTTCCATCATCATTATTTACAAGCATCATATCAAATGTAAGGGTTTCAGAGCTCTACACTCAGACGACTACAGGAGGATGTTAGATACTAAAAATATTCTATTCTTTGGTcttgtatagtttttttttttacatcaaacgGCTgatctattactcaagcttgaggtggtctggggaACCAggccggaatagaacaaccaatgtaaTACAGGTCCCTATGAAAGGATCTCACTATCTTAGCAAATGAATCAGACGATACGTTTTCAGATCGAGGAATAAAAACAATAGAGAATTCTGGGAATCAGCTCTTCAGCTTCTGCAGCTCGTCCAATTCAGTTGAGAAGTTGGGCCATGCTCCTGGGTCTTGAATCATCGAGATTAGATCCTTACAATCAGTGCCAAAATCTTGACACGTCGATAGTTGAAGCATGCACTCCATCGCCCACTAGAGGGCCTCGAGCTCCGAGTGAAGTGGTGAGATTCTTCGTCGCTGGTTTCGTGCTCCCAATAGCTGAGTTGTTCCTCCTGAGGTCTTCCATGTCCATCCATAACCATTGTAGTGTGCATCATGTGTCCATGATCCATCTATCATGCATCTCTCAGAATTTTTTAACCGCTCAAGGTTCTGTGCAACTACATGTTCCTCTTGTTTGCTGTTTGCTTGGAACCAAGCATGGCATTCTGACTCAACATGTCAGACAGTTTCCAAAGGGGTCCCTGTCTATTCTTCTGGATAGTTTATTATTTTTCGCTTTCCAAATAAACCACATAATCCAATGATAGGGGTCTTTATCCAGCTCAGGATCTTCTAtatcattcttcctccaaaaACGATAGTCTATATTCGTGTGTGGCTCGCGCTGGGGAACATTGATGGCGGAGTTGAGGTTGCTGCATGTGCCAATGTTTGTAGCGCTGGGGGACACTCGAAGATGGCATGGTTTATAGTCTCATCATCTGCTCCGCATCTAGGACCATGGTTATCGCATCGCATATGACGATGTGTTAGGTTGCTTGTTACTGCTAGTTGTCCAGATATTGTTTGCCAGATAAAATGTCTTTGTTTTGGTGGAGCTTTTATcttctgtgggaaccgaaattcacggggtttgataaaatttatcgtttccctttacgtttagacagagaaatcgcgagctcgtttcgttacacttcctgtggcgaagagtcgcggctaggttttcgattttctcaagaaccgTGGCGTTTGCCTAAGCGTTCGCCgtaggcgcagtggcggctggagttgtcttaccagcgttATTGTAAACTGCtattttgtctttcgtatttccagacattgttttgatcaagcgttttgcggctatgagttagagtaatccgtaccccccctcattctagcaccaaactgtgggaaccgaaattcacactgtcgatttccgtaaaataaggaaactttaggaaaaccctaattatccagaggacccggatctctgcgagagccaacgacaagtaaccaaataaatgcggaaaatatgagaaaacatgataaaacgaatttacaaagaaagtagatcttatttcgaattcgcgtaagagcgttgcgatcattacaagaggatacaaaggctttggccgcaggggccgtcagcgagttacctagttctagcaacataaaaccctaatcctagttgagccGCAGCTCGATAACTAAAGACAAAAAAGATATCGAAAAggctttgattgatttcggactgaaccttatgaaaggctgcctacgtacccctttcgaggatcaagccgaacgtagttcaattggtagagctggacaagagatcgaactgcctaggCGAGTTTGTCTAGtgattgagtgccagtcatagaaaccgaacttgtcgagaaataagcctaagtttctaagtgcagagagttctgagtctaaaagaGTTCtcttcatgcctctcgcctaggaccccttatatactgtctccaaggttggtttacgcctttcctcttctgcccttaagccgccatagcataaaaatggagatattccattttttccgatcttcgtaattatcttcaaaatttcgtatttatccgcgaaaacttgacatttatcttcccttgcggaccaagcgtaaaccgacatgcggtttacgggctgttggttaagaaatcgtaagttgggtctcgagtcgtgtcttaggtccctttgggccgtttttcgactcgaagcgtttattatggcttctttcgataaagaatgaaatttccgcggtttttacggtaaagtttgattgataacttagaaatggcggggaacgtgagatgggttcgctacggtattcgggagatagcatcgaagggtagacgagaatgcatggactgaagtcgtatcgacgtttcggaagagctcggtcacttcgtagcgaccgagcttcggttcgagctcggttgctatgtagcgaccgagcacgctacgtagcgaccgagcacgctacgtagtgaccgagcacgctacgtagcgaccgagcacgctacgtagcgatcgagcacgctacgtagcgatcgagcatgctacgtagcgaccgagcacgctacgaagccaccgagcacgctacgtagcgaccgagctttggtgagagctcggtcgctacgtagggaccagattttgcgctggttgctacgcggcaaccttgttcgcgtctttctccgatttttcgtaaatgtgttttctccgcaagattcttcttaaaaatagatctttttctaagatttatttttcgtaaaaacgttcatgccgatttttacggattttcagacattgattccgtcgtgaccgattttgaccccaacatcttccaagcaaaggcttggagTTTTGTAATACTCGGTTCTCCCTGGGTTTCCACCATCTCTTTGTTAAGAAAGTTCCTGGCTACCAAATATCTTGATTTAACAGTGTACATCTCATTCTTAGTATAACTCCAACAGTACTTGTCCCTCTGATATTCTTGATTTATGGCCAAAGATTGAATCAGAGGGATATCTTCCGGATTTACATAGTTTTCAAGGACCTCTGATTTCCATGTTTTTGGATCGCCTGACATCAAATCACGAACTAACATCATTGGATGAACCACTGGCGCTAGTGGTCGAGCTGGTCTTGCTGGTATCGTTGGTATCCAATGGTCTTCCCACGCTCTAATCTTATTCCCAGAGTGTACCTTTTGTCTGATACCCAACAAAATTAAAGGTTTTGCTGCCATTATACTTGTCCATCCATATGAGGGTCTATCTGCCTTGTTTAGCCTCAAAGACGTGCTACATCTGAAGTATTTGCCCCTTAGAACTCTAGCTACTAAAGTGCCTAGTAGGGCAAGATTGAATTCATGGATCATCCTGAATCCTATTCCTCCCTCTTCTCTTGGTTTGCAGAGTTTTTCCCATTTTACCCAATGTATACCCCTTTTAGGAAGGTTcgagctccaccagaattgtgtaATGGCACTAGATAAGTTCTCACAAGTCTCTAATGTTAGTAGCAAAGTGGACATTACATAGGTAGGTAATGCCAATATGATAGACTTTATGAGTACTTCCTTTCCTCCATTTGTTACCCAACGGCCTGTCTAGCCGTTAGCACGATTCTGCAAACGATCCTTCAAGAAAGCAAACAACTTCCTTTTTGAGCCACTAATATCCTCTGGAATACCAAGATAAGTTCCCATTCCTTCCTCATTTGTGATTTCCGTTGAGCTTTTGATAGTCTCTTTCACACTACCAGGTATCTTTTTACCAAAGAGCAGAGATGATTTTTCGAAATTAATACACTGTCCAGAAGCTTCCTCATAAGTCTTAAAAACTTTCATGACTTCATCGCATTCACGGGGCTCCACCGTACAGAAAAACAGGTTATCATCAGTGAAGAGAAGGTGTGATACCGGGGGGCTAGCACGCACAACGCACATCCCTGTTTTCTTACCTTGGatctctgcatgattaagaaggctaacgagcgcttccgtgcataagATAaagatgaaaggagacaaaggatctccttaaCGCAATCCCC
This Brassica napus cultivar Da-Ae chromosome C6, Da-Ae, whole genome shotgun sequence DNA region includes the following protein-coding sequences:
- the LOC106413179 gene encoding uncharacterized protein LOC106413179, which gives rise to MAIKTDMSKAYDRLEWVFISAVMSKMGFSKIQGKKTGMCVVRASPPVSHLLFTDDNLFFCTVEPRECDEVMKVFKTYEEASGQCINFEKSSLLFGKKIPGSVKETIKSSTEITNEEGMGTYLGIPEDISGSKRKLFAFLKDRLQNRANG